From one Cydia strobilella chromosome 24, ilCydStro3.1, whole genome shotgun sequence genomic stretch:
- the LOC134752377 gene encoding zinc finger protein 26-like, translating into MGTFTVANFFSDVKPRKYKGCESSSMRRRNNLAVLFNNTSVVPFKWRGKYLCFYCSKDIAEYPALRKHTKSHGRCSTDDHSLKVLKGGQNMEIKIDISDITCEICNEPFPTLDDIITHLFIKHKLEYDRDVEMAIEEYRLVDLRCLACDEKFAYFGYLVSHVNNSHPKKCLICDKCEQKFNKKRDLFSHMKNYHREGGYQCELCPLSFSSLNILRKHRNNRHLSKCSICQLKLPSAALKLKHMEVEHPDDGSLQCDNCFKEFHTKQGLRMHVRKCKGEDELFSIDVRKKEYDPMDLDQNYEDPVKRPSVKQIRENIVIVINMSTAIPFNFYKNKFNCFYCSKDFPDSDLMREHTIIEHPTCDVKQKCIRKCRESVACVKIDISAVACKLCFESLPDLDTLIDHLILKHNANYDKSITTCLQPYRLIKDHMACPHCPGEIFRFFGTLLKHMNNKHTNNNIICVYCGQTFRRDQNLRVHIWRHHRDGRFKCNICGAECNIPSRLYMHMAKAHGVKAAKCPKCPESFSTQYLRQKHLIEAHDSGHKCSYCGKLFTRNSFMRDHIRRTHLKEKNVECSICNMKFFNNVLLRRHMVKHSGEKNFHCDICGERFFWRKSLRTHMARHNKHINPVHI; encoded by the coding sequence ATGGGTACATTTACAGTGGCGAATTTCTTTTCAGATGTTAAACCGCGGAAATACAAAGGCTGCGAATCGTCCTCGATGCGACGACGCAACAACCTCGCTGTGTTGTTCAACAACACCTCGGTCGTACCCTTCAAATGGAGGGGCAAATACCTCTGCTTTTACTGCAGCAAGGACATTGCCGAATACCCCGCGCTTCGGAAACATACCAAGTCTCACGGACGTTGCTCCACCGATGATCATTCTTTGAAAGTATTAAAAGGAGGCCAAAATATGGAAATTAAAATCGACATATCTGATATCACCTGCGAAATTTGCAACGAACCTTTTCCTACATTAGACGATATTATAACACATCTGTTTATTAAACATAAGTTAGAATATGACCGTGATGTTGAAATGGCCATAGAAGAGTATAGACTAGTTGATCTTCGCTGTTTAGCTTGTGATGAAAAATTCGCGTATTTCGGTTACTTGGTGTCTCATGTTAATAATAGTCATCCTAAAAAATGTCTCATCTGTGATAAGTGCGAGCAAAAGTTTAACAAGAAACGAGATCTCTTCTCTCACATGAAGAATTATCATAGGGAGGGAGGTTACCAGTGCGAACTATGTCCTTTAAGTTTTAGCTCTCTAAATATACTTAGGAAACATAGAAACAATCGTCATTTGAGTAAGTGTAGCATCTGTCAATTAAAACTGCCTTCAGCGGCGTTAAAACTGAAGCATATGGAGGTTGAACACCCTGACGATGGATCTTTGCAATGTGATAACTGTTTCAAAGAATTCCATACCAAACAGGGTCTTAGAATGCACGTTAGAAAGTGTAAGGGTGAAGATGAGCTTTTCAGCATAGATGTTAGGAAAAAAGAATACGATCCGATGGATCTGGATCAGAATTATGAAGATCCAGTTAAAAGACCGAGCGTCAAGCAGATCAGGGAAAATATAGTTATAGTCATCAATATGTCAACGGCTATTCCATTTAACTtctataaaaataagtttaactGCTTTTATTGTTCCAAAGATTTTCCTGACTCCGATTTGATGAGAGAACATACTATAATAGAACATCCTACGTGCGATGTCAAACAGAAATGCATTAGGAAGTGTAGGGAATCTGTAGCGTGCGTCAAAATAGACATTTCTGCCGTAGCGTGTAAACTATGCTTCGAGTCCCTCCCAGACCTTGATACGCTTATTgaccatttaattttaaaacacaacGCCAACTATGATAAATCAATAACGACCTGCTTACAACCTTACCGACTTATCAAAGACCATATGGCCTGCCCCCATTGTCCAGGCGAAATATTTAGATTCTTTGGCACTCTTTTAAAACACATGAACAACAAACATACTAACAATAACATTATTTGCGTGTATTGTGGACAAACGTTTAGGCGGGACCAAAATCTTCGTGTTCATATTTGGCGTCACCACAGGGACGGTAGATTTAAGTGCAACATATGTGGTGCCGAATGTAATATACCTTCTAGGTTATACATGCATATGGCTAAAGCACACGGGGTGAAAGCGGCTAAATGCCCTAAATGTCCTGAGAGCTTTTCAACACAATACCTAAGACAGAAACATTTGATTGAAGCTCACGACTCAGGGCACAAGTGTTCTTATTGCGGCAAATTATTCACTAGGAACTCATTCATGAGGGACCATATTAGACGAACGCATTTAAAAGAGAAAAACGTGGAATGCTCCATATGCAACATGAAGTTTTTCAACAACGTTCTTCTGAGACGCCACATGGTTAAACATAGCGGCGAGAAGAATTTTCATTGTGATATTTGTGGTGAAAGATTTTTCTGGCGAAAAAGTCTTCGGACGCATATGGCTAGGCATAATAAGCATATTAATCCTGTACATATTTAG